TCGCGGCGAGACTTGCGATGAGCAAAAGTCTCCGCCGCGTTTTGCCCTCGGTCTTTTCCAGGAGAAGGCCGGCCAGGTAATCGACCGTGATCGTCAGCGCGAGAATCAAGATATACCACGGCACGAACGCCATGTAGAAAACGCAGCTGGCGGCGAGCAGGAGCGCCCAGCGGAGACGATGAGGAAACAAAAAATAAAGCAGCGTCACGACGGGGAAAAAGACTAAAAACGCCGGGGAATTGAAGGACATGCCCTGATCTATCGGCTCATCCGCCGAAGATCTTGCGGCCGCTCGACTTGAGACGGGATAGACCGTGTTGTCTTCGGCGCGGTTTGCTGGAAGAATTCTTTGTTAAAGCGATAGTATTTCCCCCCCGTAATTGGTACGATAGAGCTCGCTCGAGCGACCCCGTTTAGGAATAGGCAAATGGGGGGTCTCGAAGAGAAAAGCATGGTAGACCTTAAAAAGATTGCCCTTTTCAGCGGCTTGTCTCCCACGGATTTTTCCCTGATCAAAGCCTATCTTCGCGAAAAATCTTTTCCGAAAGGGGCAATTATCCTTTCCGAAAACGCGCCGTGCGAGCGGATTTTTATCGTGCAGTCCGGCCGGATCAAACTCTACAGGATGACCTCTTCCGGGAGAGAGCAGATTCTCGAAATTTTGGGCCCCGGCGACACCTGCGCCTGCAACCCTGGTTCCATGGAATGGTTTTGCAATGCGACCGCTGAAGCCATGGAAGCGTCGAAGGTGTGGTTTCTTGCCCGTGACCAGTATGTCCGCATGGTCCAGACGAATTCAAAAGTCAGCCTCACCCTGAACAAGCTGTTCGCCGACAAGCTCCGCTGTTTCGGTTCCCTCATCGAAGAAGTTTCCCTCAAAGACACCAAAAAACGTCTTGTGAAGTTCATTCTCGACATGCCTGCGCCGGGATCTTCCGGCGCGGTTCCTTCCATTAGGTTTACGCAGGAAGAGCTTGCCCAGAGAATCGGCGCAGCACGGGAAACAATAGCCAGGCATCTTCAGCAGCTCAAAAAGGCGAAGTTGATCGACATCAAACCCCGCCAAATCCTGATCCTCGACCGGCCGGGCCTCGAAAAGCTTCTGGCCTGAAGGGGTTAGAATATTTTTCTCCTCATGTGACGCCCGTCACATACCTCTCTGCCTCTCCGGACGTATCCTTCCAGTAGAGGAGAGAAACCATGGGAAAACAAACAACATCCCCCCAATCCTTCTATGGTGATTCGCACGGAGAAATTCTCCGCGGTCTGGACCGTTTTGACCGGGCCCTGATCCATTTCCATTATGAAGGAAAGCCAAACCTCGGCAGGAACATCAAAGAAATTCAAAAGGCCGAGGCAGAGCTCCAAAATTCCGTTCTTCATTGGTTCCTCCTTGAGCATAAGACGATTTATCCTTTCGTCAAAGGACATCTCCCCCGTCTTGAATCCGCGCTTTGCCTTCTCGAATCTGAGCAGCGTGCTTTCCTGAGCCAGTTTAAAAAAATCAGGGAATGCGTGCGGGCCTTCAAAAGAATATCGGGTCCGGCAAAGGCGGTTCGGGCGGATGAAGTCCGCCAGATGGGGATTCTGCTGATTTTTTTACTGAAGAGGCATCTCGAATCCGAAAGTCGCGCGCTGTACGCCGTCATCCTGAAAAATCTGAATGCCGGCGAGAGAACCCTACTGCGAAGCCAAATCGAAAGAGCGAGAAGCCATGGACCCAAAAAAGAGAAACGCCGGCTCTGATGCTTTGCTCAAACGTCTGCTTCGGGACATCGAGGAAGAAGACATCGGCATCAGCCTTTTCAGCACCTTCTATCAGGACCAGGAGGAGCTGAGGTTTTTCAGCTTGGATGACAGGGCGAAAGTGTTGAATATCTTGCAAAGACTGGCGGAAGACAGCAAACGGCACAAAACCATTGTGCTGAAAATCATCGGCCGCCTGGAGGCACGCCGTCATGAAAATTGAATACCTGAAAACTCTGTGGCTTTTGCGTTTCGAG
Above is a window of Verrucomicrobiia bacterium DNA encoding:
- a CDS encoding MBOAT family protein, producing MSFNSPAFLVFFPVVTLLYFLFPHRLRWALLLAASCVFYMAFVPWYILILALTITVDYLAGLLLEKTEGKTRRRLLLIASLAA
- a CDS encoding Crp/Fnr family transcriptional regulator; amino-acid sequence: MVDLKKIALFSGLSPTDFSLIKAYLREKSFPKGAIILSENAPCERIFIVQSGRIKLYRMTSSGREQILEILGPGDTCACNPGSMEWFCNATAEAMEASKVWFLARDQYVRMVQTNSKVSLTLNKLFADKLRCFGSLIEEVSLKDTKKRLVKFILDMPAPGSSGAVPSIRFTQEELAQRIGAARETIARHLQQLKKAKLIDIKPRQILILDRPGLEKLLA